Proteins from a genomic interval of Mustela lutreola isolate mMusLut2 chromosome 4, mMusLut2.pri, whole genome shotgun sequence:
- the TLX1 gene encoding T-cell leukemia homeobox protein 1 produces MEHLGPHHLHPGHAEPISFGIDQILNSPDQGGCMGPASRLQDGEYGLGCLVGGAYAYGGGGPAAGAGAGGAGAYGAGGPSGPGGPASGGGGGACSMGPLAGSYNVNMALAGGPGPGGGGGGGGGGSGGGGGGALTAAGVIRVPAHRPLAGAVAHPQPLATGLPTVPSVPAVPGVNNLTGLTFPWMESNRRYTKDRFTGHPYQNRTPPKKKKPRTSFTRLQICELEKRFHRQKYLASAERAALAKALKMTDAQVKTWFQNRRTKWRRQTAEEREAERQQANRILLQLQQEAFQKSLAQPLPADPLCVHNSSLFALQNLQPWSDDSTKITSVTSVASACE; encoded by the exons ATGGAGCACCTGGGCCCGCACCATCTCCACCCGGGCCATGCGGAGCCCATCAGCTTCGGCATCGACCAGATTCTCAACAGTCCGGACCAAGGCGGCTGCATGGGGCCCGCCTCGCGCCTCCAGGACGGAGAATACGGCCTTGGCTGTTTGGTTGGAGGCGCCTACGCTTACGGCGGCGGGGGCCCcgcggccggggcgggggccgggggcgcgggGGCCTATGGTGCTGGCGGTCCGAGCGGCCCTGGTGGCCCggcgagcggcggcggcggcggcgcctgcAGCATGGGCCCGCTGGCTGGCTCCTACAACGTGAACATGGCCTTGGCGGGCGGCCCCGGtcccggcggcggcgggggcggcggcggcggcggcagcggcggcggcggcgggggggccCTGACCGCTGCGGGAGTGATCCGGGTGCCGGCGCACAGGCCGCTAGCCGGAGCGGTGGCCCACCCTCAGCCTCTGGCTACTGGCTTGCCCACCGTGCCCTCCGTGCCTGCGGTGCCGGGTGTCAACAACCTCACCGGCCTCACCTTTCCCTGGATGGAGAGTAACCGCAGATACACAAAGGACAGGTTCACAG GTCACCCCTATCAGAACCGGACGCCCCCCAAGAAGAAGAAGCCGCGCACGTCCTTCACGCGCCTGCAGATCTGCGAGCTGGAAAAGCGCTTCCACCGCCAGAAGTACCTGGCCTCGGCCGAGCGCGCCGCCCTTGCCAAGGCGCTCAAAATGACCGACGCGCAGGTCAAAACCTGGTTCCAGAACCGGCGGACGAAGTGGAG GCGGCAGACCGCCGAGGAgcgggaggcagagaggcagcaggcgAACCGCATCCTCCTGCAGCTGCAGCAAGAGGCCTTCCAGAAGAGTCTGGCGCAGCCCTTGCCCGCCGACCCGCTGTGTGTGCACAACTCTTCGCTCTTCGCCCTGCAAAACCTGCAGCCATGGTCCGACGACTCCACCAAGATCACCAGCGTCACGTCGGTGGCTTCAGCCTGCGAGTGa